A genome region from bacterium includes the following:
- a CDS encoding MFS transporter, whose amino-acid sequence MTLLKISSMMDRIINRMTRRGRPHSEPRVYTCGTLRYTTFGLVVVFFWLLWGDFTMCLMETVLPSILPLQLKALGAPNMVMGIFLVTVPSTMNFFVNPVISFRSDRHRGPWGRRIPFLLAPTPFITVVLVAIAFAPEIGSWVHGLMAGYGGFGKNTVIIGMIGLLLVIFQFFNMFISSVYYYLFNDMVPAAYLARFMAAFRVVGTLAGMTFNYFVFPHAQTHMRFIFLGAAVLYFVGFMSMCFSLKEGKYPPPTPLVGNKTGLLACFETYFRECFTHPYYLNMFAMSAAGQVAGACGFVATLFYLHLGISLEQLGKFNTWMAIPGLLLMVPMGMLSDRIHPVRVLVGLGLFGPVMAIASFFFVHDFRSVIILTLIAFPIAQLQLAAAMPLNWLLFPKDQFGQFGSADAMARSIVTIFGSVVAGLFLDFMKRLYHGDEEYYRWMYIWSAIFASISYFFLLRVYKGWKAHGGRQNYKAPRVEHSGTSIGKINN is encoded by the coding sequence ATGACTCTACTTAAAATTTCCTCGATGATGGATCGGATTATAAACCGTATGACCCGGCGGGGTAGACCCCACAGCGAACCGCGCGTCTACACCTGTGGCACGCTTCGCTACACCACCTTCGGACTGGTCGTGGTATTTTTCTGGCTCTTGTGGGGCGATTTCACCATGTGTCTGATGGAAACGGTGCTGCCGTCGATCCTCCCCCTGCAACTCAAGGCCCTCGGCGCGCCCAACATGGTCATGGGTATTTTTCTGGTGACGGTACCCAGTACCATGAACTTCTTTGTCAATCCGGTCATCAGTTTCCGGAGTGACCGGCACCGGGGACCATGGGGGCGGCGGATTCCTTTCCTGCTGGCGCCCACACCGTTCATTACCGTCGTGCTTGTGGCTATTGCATTTGCGCCTGAAATTGGCTCCTGGGTGCATGGGTTGATGGCGGGATACGGGGGCTTTGGGAAGAACACCGTCATCATCGGCATGATTGGGCTGCTGCTCGTCATCTTCCAGTTCTTCAACATGTTCATTTCGTCGGTCTACTACTATCTATTCAACGACATGGTGCCTGCGGCCTATCTGGCGCGGTTCATGGCCGCGTTCCGGGTGGTGGGGACATTGGCGGGAATGACCTTCAATTATTTCGTGTTTCCCCATGCCCAGACGCACATGCGGTTTATTTTCCTGGGTGCGGCGGTCCTCTATTTTGTCGGGTTCATGTCCATGTGTTTCAGCCTGAAGGAAGGCAAATATCCCCCGCCGACTCCCCTGGTGGGGAACAAGACGGGGCTGCTGGCCTGTTTTGAGACCTATTTCCGGGAATGTTTCACCCATCCTTATTATCTGAATATGTTTGCGATGTCGGCGGCGGGGCAGGTGGCCGGTGCCTGTGGTTTTGTGGCAACCCTGTTCTATCTCCACCTGGGAATTTCTTTGGAACAGTTGGGTAAGTTCAATACCTGGATGGCGATTCCGGGATTATTGCTCATGGTGCCTATGGGGATGTTGAGTGATCGGATTCACCCGGTACGGGTGCTTGTCGGGCTTGGGCTCTTTGGCCCTGTCATGGCGATTGCTTCCTTCTTCTTTGTCCATGATTTCAGAAGTGTTATCATCTTGACGCTGATTGCATTTCCCATCGCCCAGTTACAATTAGCGGCCGCCATGCCGCTGAATTGGCTGCTTTTCCCCAAGGATCAGTTTGGCCAGTTCGGCTCGGCGGATGCGATGGCGCGATCCATCGTCACGATTTTCGGCAGTGTGGTGGCGGGACTCTTCCTAGACTTCATGAAGAGGCTCTATCACGGGGACGAGGAATACTATCGCTGGATGTACATCTGGTCCGCTATTTTCGCGTCGATCAGTTACTTCTTCCTGTTGCGCGTTTACAAGGGCTGGAAAGCGCACGGGGGGCGTCAGAATTACAAAGCGCCGCGGGTTGAGCACAGTGGAACGTCCATAGGCAAAATTAACAATTAA